In one window of Nevskiales bacterium DNA:
- a CDS encoding c-type cytochrome, translating to MKRAFLVLLASGWLASAQASAVGQGDAKAGETKAAPCAACHGPAGNSFNPLWPKLAGQGAPYTVKQLQKFKSGERMNPIMAAQAANLSEQDMLDIAAYYAQQKPSLGAALPELAAQGEKLYRGGNAESGVPACLGCHGPRGEGVAASAYPRIGGQQPGYTEAQLRAYRDGSRKAPMMSIITAKMTDEEIRAVSSYLAGLH from the coding sequence ATGAAACGCGCGTTTCTGGTTCTGCTTGCGTCCGGTTGGCTGGCCAGTGCCCAGGCCTCGGCCGTCGGCCAAGGCGATGCCAAGGCCGGTGAGACCAAGGCCGCCCCCTGTGCCGCCTGCCACGGCCCGGCCGGCAACAGCTTCAATCCGCTGTGGCCGAAGCTGGCCGGGCAGGGCGCGCCGTACACGGTGAAGCAGCTGCAGAAGTTCAAGAGCGGCGAGCGCATGAATCCGATCATGGCGGCGCAGGCGGCGAACCTGTCGGAGCAGGACATGCTCGACATCGCCGCCTACTACGCGCAGCAGAAGCCGAGCCTGGGCGCAGCCCTGCCCGAGCTCGCCGCCCAGGGCGAGAAGCTTTACCGCGGCGGCAATGCCGAGAGTGGCGTGCCCGCCTGCCTGGGCTGCCATGGCCCGAGGGGCGAGGGCGTCGCGGCCTCCGCCTACCCGCGCATCGGCGGCCAGCAGCCCGGCTATACCGAGGCGCAGCTGCGCGCTTACCGCGACGGCAGCCGCAAGGCGCCGATGATGAGTATCATCACGGCCAAGATGACCGACGAGGAGATCCGCGCGGTCTCGTCCTACCTCGCTGGCCTGCACTGA
- a CDS encoding thiol:disulfide interchange protein DsbA/DsbL has product MRRSFLWLLLALLPITACSAEQSSAPSAAGASATQGGNPPVQLAANTPPPAAAGERYVVLPNPQPTQTPGKIEVVEIFLYTCPHCYAFEPHVNAWKQKLPADVAFVRVPATFGPTGPLLARTYYAAEALGVLDKMHPVIFDAIHKQRRALNNEEDVLKLFAEQDVDPGVMRATLHSFAVDSKFRRAQQLEVGYGVTGVPAMAVNGKYGISIARLGPEGMLKVADELIARERAAAR; this is encoded by the coding sequence ATGCGTCGTAGCTTCCTGTGGCTCCTGCTCGCGCTACTGCCGATCACCGCCTGCAGCGCGGAGCAGTCTTCGGCGCCTTCCGCCGCCGGGGCGTCGGCCACGCAGGGCGGCAATCCGCCCGTGCAACTGGCGGCCAATACGCCGCCGCCGGCCGCCGCGGGCGAGCGCTACGTCGTGCTGCCGAACCCGCAGCCGACCCAGACGCCGGGCAAGATCGAGGTGGTCGAGATCTTCCTCTACACCTGCCCGCACTGCTATGCCTTCGAGCCGCACGTGAACGCCTGGAAGCAGAAGCTGCCGGCGGACGTGGCCTTCGTGCGCGTGCCCGCCACCTTCGGCCCGACCGGCCCGCTGCTGGCGCGCACCTATTACGCCGCCGAGGCGCTCGGCGTACTCGACAAGATGCACCCCGTCATCTTCGACGCCATCCACAAACAGCGCCGCGCGCTCAACAACGAAGAAGACGTGCTCAAGCTGTTTGCCGAGCAGGACGTGGATCCCGGCGTGATGCGCGCCACCCTGCACAGCTTCGCGGTGGACAGCAAGTTTCGCCGCGCGCAGCAGCTCGAGGTCGGCTACGGCGTGACCGGCGTGCCGGCCATGGCCGTCAACGGCAAGTACGGGATCAGCATCGCCCGGCTCGGCCCCGAGGGCATGCTCAAGGTGGCCGACGAGCTCATCGCCAGGGAACGGGCGGCCGCGCGCTGA